One genomic window of Cydia splendana chromosome 16, ilCydSple1.2, whole genome shotgun sequence includes the following:
- the LOC134798294 gene encoding ejaculatory bulb-specific protein 3-like, whose product MSLSSFILVAALSMATADFYSSKYDDFDIQPLLENDRILLSYTKCFLDQGPCTPDAKDFKKVIPEALETICGKCSPKQKQLIRQVIKAIMERHPESWKALTAKFDPENKHKEDFDKFLAESTK is encoded by the exons ATGTCGTTATCAAGTTTTATCCTAGTGGCTGCGCTGTCGATGGCCACGGCTGACTTTTACAGCTCCAAATACGACGACTTCGACATCCAACCTTTGCTGGAGAACGACAGGATCCTGCTGAGCTACACCAAGTGCTTCCTCGACCAGGGTCCTTGCACTCCCGATGCTAAGGACTTTAAAA AAGTAATCCCCGAAGCCCTAGAGACCATATGCGGCAAATGCTCGCCAAAACAAAAGCAGTTGATAAGGCAAGTCATCAAAGCCATCATGGAGCGACATCCGGAGTCCTGGAAGGCGCTGACCGCAAAATTTGATCCGGAAAACAAACACAAGGAAGACTTTGATAAATTTCTGGCTGAAAGTACAAAATAA
- the LOC134798324 gene encoding allergen Tha p 1-like encodes MKLLIAIALACIVGLTYGRPQGKYTSKWDNINVDEILESQRLLKAYTDCLMDRGRCTPDAKALKETLPDALENECSKCTEKQKEGSDKIIRNLVNKHPDIWKELSGKFDPDNKYSEKYKDKLEKVKQ; translated from the coding sequence ATGAAGCTTCTAATAGCGATTGCACTAGCGTGCATCGTTGGCCTAACCTACGGCCGGCCTCAAGGCAAGTACACCAGCAAATGGGATAACATCAACGTCGACGAGATCCTGGAGTCCCAACGACTCCTGAAGGCCTACACCGACTGTCTCATGGACAGGGGCCGCTGTACTCCAGACGCCAAAGCCTTGAAGGAAACCCTGCCTGACGCCTTAGAGAATGAATGCTCCAAGTGTACTGAGAAACAAAAGGAGGGATCTGATAAAATCATTAGGAATCTTGTCAATAAGCATCCGGACATTTGGAAGGAACTGTCAGGCAAGTTTGATCCTGACAACAAGTACTCTGAGAAATACAAGGATAAACTAGAGAAGGTCAAGCAATAA